The Methylomonas montana DNA window ATAAAAAATTGGAGTGAATTTGTTTACCTTACCATCCATCTGGAACCTGCTTATTACCACCATCGTATTCATCTGGATAGCCAAGCGTGCCCGAGGTTTCCTGGATAATCAAGGTTTGCCGAAAGGCACGACACGTAGTCTGCTGGTGTTTACCTTAGCCTCTCTGTTGTCCTGGGGATCGGGCGAAGTGGTCGACTGGACTGAAGCAAAAATTCAGGGCAAACCGCAAACAACTCCTCAAGCAACGGGTGAAGATATTGCTCAGCTGTTAGAGGTTTTAAACCAAGTTCGGTCCGCCACCCAAACCAAACCATCCACCTATTAACCAGACATCATGAAAAGACATCTATTGGGGACTATTCTGGCCTTTTGTTCGGCCGCCAATGCCGACAACTATCTATCATTTAAAGCGCCCAGCAAAGCCGATGCGGAAGCATGGCTGAATGCATTTACCGATGCCCAAGACATGACCCGAGACGGGATAGTGTTAAAAAGCAATTTGAAGCGGGAAGAACTCTCCGAATTACTCAAATCACTGCGAACAAAAGCGGAAACCTTGTTTGGCGATGTTATATCTCCGTTCGGCGATTGCACCAAATCAGTAGAGTCGGTTAACTGGTACTGGCAAACGCAATTATCGCTAATTGCTGATCCAACGAATGATACCGATAGCAAGGCACTCAGCCTGGTTACCTTAGCCTGGGAAGGCGGCGAATATTATGCGAAATGCGCTCGAATGATCAACGCGTTGCCATAACGCTGATAGGCATACTTGTGACTTAAGTTTCGGCGCATCCAGACATATGGCTATAGCTAGATAAGTTTTAATAAGAAGTCTGAATGTGGCTGCGCAGAAATTATTCGGCATATGAAATTAGTGGGTTGGCGTTATCGACCCACATCTGCCAGTCAACTTTGGATTTAAGACGCCCAAATCCTGTCATTCACGATGTTTGGCAAACAGCAATGAACAGGCAGTCAAAACATGAGACAGAACGTATTAAAATGTCTCATATTTGAGATTTTGATGCTACCAAACTAACAGACTTATAAATTTATTGTAAACTAAAGGTTAATTTTTGACTTTTTAATTTGGCTTATAACGATGCAAAACGATAAGAGCAATGGATGTTATTTTTGCAATGCAAAAAAAACTTCAATGGAGCATCTCCCGCCTAAATGTTTCTTTCCCAAAGGAAAAAGAAATAATCTAATTACTGTTCCATCATGTGATGAGCATAACTCGAGCAAATCAATGAATGACGAATATATTAAAACCTTATTTGCTAACGCATCTGAAAAAATTGAAAATGATTCTAGTTTGATTTCATTACTTGAGTCATCGCATCGAGCAATGTTTGAAAGAAAATCTCGTTTTAGACATGCTATTTTAAATCAAGCAAAGATATGTATTGAACCATCTGGAAAAGAAGTTGTTTATGCTAAAGTTTGTATAAAAAGAATACATGAATTTTTCAATTGTCTGTCTCGTGGCCTATTTTTTCATCAGCATAAAAAAAGATTCGAAGGGAAAACAAAAATCCACATACACTTTTTAGAAAAAGATACAGACCAAAATATACTAAATTTATTTAACCAACCAGATATTTCTGGGGATAATAGAGATATTTTTTATTATATATGCACACCTCAATTTGGTGATTACAGATATTTTATAAGTATGTGCTTTTTAAACCAATTTAAAGTTTCTGTTGGTTTTTTGTAATATTACCATTGAATTTAAGGTGTATATTACTTGGCCAAAAATTTCCATTTACTTTCTTTCCAGCCATACTTTGCTTTGTCTGATTCCCATTTTTGACTTGCGCGCCCATGTATATCTCCCATAATTGAAGCCGCCACACCACAGGCTGTTTTATCATCATAATCCTTTCGAGCTGAAGCAATCATGCCACTAACAATTTCATTTGCCTGTTTTGATAACTCAGGTTTTATGCTAATTAGTGAGGTCTTTATCTCATCTCTATACTCTGGTTGGATTACTGGAATAACTTCACTTACAAGCACTTCATCAACAGATGGAAAGGATTTTGGCATTGTATATCCACAATTAGAATATTTAAAAACCCTAATATACTCAAATATACCGAGATATGATCCTGCGCTACGCGCTAGTAAAAGTTGTGCGGAGCTGTCTTCACTAAAAGCCGTGGAACCAAACACAAAAGAGCAGAATAAAACCAAACATAATGTTATTTTTTTCATACCTATTCCTATATTAGGATAGAATTACTTGATACCTTATTGATTTATTATGAATAAATTCTTATTTCATTAACTAATCTTATAAAGACATGAATTAGGTTTGATTTTTATATGATCAATCCAACTCATTAATTGTTCGCTAATACTTTCTATTTTGTATTTGATTTCTGTAAGTAATAAAGAAAAAACGAGGCCAATACTGTAATTGAACCAGATAAAGTTTGAGCGATGGTGCTAAACGTGTACAGTATAGAGTTTTCCATTGTGTCACCTTTTGAAGTAGCTTATAACCATTTTAACGCGCTTCGCAAAGCTCTAATGTGAACTTTTCAAGTTCCTTCGCAACATCAATAAAATAATCTTCTGATGCACCTTTGCCAAATATTCCATCTGCAACAATAATTGCCGCATACCCTGTAGATCCAAACGGGCCGCGTGTATGATTTAGAATTTCGTCAATCAAATTTGTAACTTTAGAGTTATATAGAGCTTCAAATGCTGCCAAACCGTTTAGGTTAGTTGATTCATTTATCGGAATATGTCTAGGAAAAAAATCAAGCATACCTTTCAGCTCTTCATTATCGTTCGTTATATCCTTAACCCTAATTGATAATGATTTTGTAAGTTCTTTTGCTTCTTGAACTAAATTGTCAATTAGTGGCAATAAATGTGGTCTTAATTCTGGCTTATTATTTCCTAATTCATTAAAACTAGCAATTCCAGTGATACAAAGATAAACGGATGCTTTCATTTTTTGAGCATCACTTGGATTTGATATATTATATATTCTAAAAAGCTTTTTTTGTGTATTGACTAAAACTGATGAAATGCTTTTTTTTCCACCAAACAAATTATTTAAAAATCCCATATCTTCTCCTAAAGGCTAACGAGAACACGCGCTCCCGCGTTGATTCATTGTTCTTTTTGGTCGTCTAAAATCGTTTTTAGCGCGGATTGTGCATGTTCATCTAAATCATAAAATTTAAATGCTTCCCACTTATAACCACCAATAAACATTATTAGTTTATTGAGACTATTATCTTTATCATCGCCTTCGCCTATTACATTTTTTGCAATTTTATAATATTCGAGTTTATCAGGTTCTGAAAAAATTTTACTGCACTTATCTTGATTTTTAAGATAGAAATCAGCCCCTTTTTTTGAGGCATCTTCACGATTTAGCTTTGTCATAGTTTTACCACGTGGCTATTTAATTGACCATGACATTGTAATCGAAAGCGGCTTATCCTAAATACTATTCTCACAAAGGGTAAGTTTTGACATGCTTTCTAAAGCCCTCAGAATCAAGGGTTTGCAAGTTTCAAAAGTTTGTCTCAAAAATGCCGCATAAAAAGAAACCTTTTTATTTTAGCAGCTTCCAGCAATATTAGTTCGTTGCCCAACCTCGCACTACTTTATTCGCCACCATAAAGGCGCCACTCGTGACCGGCAGGAGTTGGCCGAACTCGAACGTTTGAACTGGATAGCCACTATACAAACCAAGCGGCCATTAGACATTGCGATCAAATATAAACCGGCTAAAAATATTAACCGTGCTTAGCATTCGGGTTCCGATAGGTTTGAATCCCTGCCATTTTTCCACTAAACTCAGCCGGCAACCCAAAGGCGACTCATTTTAGCCGTTTACGCGCAATACCTTGCTTGCCGGTTGCCGAAAGCGGCAGTTTAAGTGTGCAGCGACTGCCACCCCACTACTATCCCCTTAAAATACAGGCATTCAACCCGTTCTATGCTTGCATCGGCATGAATCCCGGTATTAATATTTTTGACAAGGAGCAATTATGAACAACGATTTAGTCAAGGGCGAACTCTCCGCCGACCAGCAGAACGCCGTGTTGGGTTTGATTGGTCAAATTCAGAGCCTGTTGCCGTTTTTGATCGATTTAAATGCCGACGAGCGCCGGGCCTTGCCCAAGCTGGGCGACAAGAGCCGGGCGTTTGTAGACCAGGGCTTGGTGTTGGCCGTGCAAAATCCCGGCATATTGCCGCGCAGTTTCGATCTGGACGAATACCAGCGCGACGTGACTTTAGTCCGGCAGTTGGAGCCGCTGGTATTGGCCCTCGCGCAGTTACAAGGCCGACTGGAGGATACGTTTTTGGCGGCGGGCAGCGATGCTTACAGCCAGACCTTGCTGGTTTATCAAGCGGCGAAACTGGCCGGCAAAAATGGCGCCCTGGAACAACACCTGGACGGTTTAAGCCGCCGCTTCGCCAGAAAATCGACCAGCTCGACCACCCAGGCCACGACGCCAACCGCTCACTAAGCCAGTACCGCAAATTGACTTATTTTCTTGGCTGTTGCACAAATTTTCTGCAACGGCCAAGCTTTTTTCTCGACCATTGGACAAAATAACTCCAACGTTTTAGCTCGGAGCCCGAATGATGCAGCTCCGAAGAAGAACGATCGAGAAAAAAGCTCGAACGTTCCGATTCAGAACTCAATCGATTGAGAAAATTTCTCGGCCGATTGAGCTCTGAGCTCGATCATTCAAGAAAATTTCTCGGTCGTTGCGGTTCCGAGCTTGATTGATGGAGAAAATAACTCGAACGCTGATGATTTGATCCGTAAATAAGGGAGTTTTTACTTGGGCCATCCCCCTTCTCGCTGCATTCCCGGTATATCCGACCGGACAACGGTACCGTTTTTATTCATGGACCTCTAAAAAAATATATCCGTTCATGCTTCGACAGGCTGACAAGGTATTATTGCTAAATCGTGCCGCTTTAAGCCAAGATTAAGCAAGCTTAGTTTTAATTCGTGCGCACTTGTAGAGATTGTCATATCGGCGGACAATTCACGGGTTTTTAGGCACTCACATTGGGAAATAACTATGACAAAAAAAATACTTATATCGGGCATCATCGCGGCATTAACCACTGCTTGCGCTACCAATCCCTACACCGGCCAATCCGGCATCAGCAACCTCGGCAAGGGCGCCGGCGTTGGCGCGGCAGTGGGCGCGGGTGCCGGCACCCTGTTCGGCGGTAACGACTGGAAAAATGCCGGCCTGGGCGCTTTAGCCGGGGCTGCGGTGGGCGCAGGTGTCGGTTATTACATGGACAAACAACAAGAAGAGATGCAGCAATCGTTGCAAGGTACCGGCATCGAGGTTCAGCGTACCGCCGAAAACCAGTTGACTTTGAACATGCCCAGCACCAGCAATGTCACCTTCGCGTTCGGTAAAGCGGACTTAACACCGGAGGCTCAAAATGCCCTCGATCCGATAGCCAGAATCCTGAACAACTATCCCGAATCGACTATTTCGGTCACCGGCCACACCGACGATGTCGGTTCCGACGCTGACAACCAACGCTTATCGGAGGCCCGCGCGACCAGCGTTGCCAATTTTTTAAGCCAACGCGGTGTGAACCGTATGCGTATATCGCAGCAAGGCATGGGCGAAAGCTCGCCAAAGGTTTCAAACACCAGTGACTCCAACCGCGCGATCAATCGCCGGGTAGAACTGGCTATTAACGCCAATCAAAATGCCGGTGCCGCACAGCAACCGCAGCAAGGTTACCCGCAACAACCAAACCAACCGTATCAACAGGGCGGTTATCCGCAACAGAGTTATCCTCAGCAAAACCAGCCTTATCAGCAACAAGGGTATCCACAGCAAAACTACCCTCAACAACAGTACCCGCAACAACAAGGATATCCACAGCAAGGCTATCCTCAACAGTACCAGCAATACCCGCAGCAGCAATACCAGCAGCCTTACTATCAACAACGATAAGGCCATCCATCAAGTTACCCTCTCCTTTCCGGAGAGGGTTAACCATAAACAGAGCAATCGTCCAAAGCTTGAGCCATTCGGTTCAAGCTCGATTCAAACTCTATCCTGCCTCGCCTGCCCTGACATCAAACTCGATTTTCCAGCGCTGTTGATCGCGTTTGGAAACGGCTTTTAGTTCCAAAGTCCCCACTTCGGTCACCGCCGCCGACAAATGCACCGGCACGATGTCGCCGGCATGGCGGCCCTCTTCCGGCAAGGTAATCTCGATTTCGTCCAGTTCTTCAAGTTCGTCGTCTTGCCAATGTTCCAGGCGTACGCCCACCACATCGTCGCGGCGGGTTTTCGAGGCAAAGAAACGAAACCGCACCGGTTCGCCAATCACCAAGCCGAATTCGTCGTTGGGCAATTCCTGTTCGCTGCCCTCCTCCATGCCAAACGGGGCGATGCACAAGGCTTCGATTTCCGCGGGCAATCCGGGTACTGCAGGCATGGAACTCTCGATGCCGACATAATAGGCTGCCGCCGTGCCACCCTTGATGCGTACGCCTTTGCCTTTACGCACAAAACCGTAGTACGCCGCCCCACGAGCCACCGCCAAATCCAGATCGGCGCCTTGCAATAATCTGGCCGGCTCGGCCTGTTCGGCTTGCAACCAGTTATTTAATATCTGCATCAAACGCTCGGCCATCAAGCCTGCTTTTAGCACCCCGCCATTGAATAGCACGGCGGTCGGATGCAGGAAACTGGCGTGTTCCGGCAAAACGTGATCGGGTAGTTCGCCAGTAGCCTCTTTTTGCCTGGACAAAAATGCGGCCAGATGGCGGGTAATCCCGGCATCCTGCGCGTAAGGTAAACCGGCGGTACGCAAACCGCTACGCGGCCTGACCACCGGTCTTTCGTCAATTGGTACCCAAGGCAAAAAGCCTTCGACCAAAATGCGGTTCAGCTCATCGCGGGTCAGCTCGGTACGCAAAGTGCCGCCGATTAGGGACGAACCGCGACTCGCTACGACCAAAGGCATGCTGCCTAATTCCGGTTGATTGAACAGTTTTTCTTTCGCTTCTCGGCAGGCATGGGTTAAAGCCTGCAATTGCCAGGATTCCAGGCGCTTACCGCCATCCTGTTCCAGCTTGGCTTTCACGGTATAGGCTAAGGCTAAATCCATATTGTCGCCGCCCAGCAAGATATGATCGCCAACCGCCACCCGCGTCAGTTGCAGATTGCCGTCCTGTTCGGTGACTGCAATTAACGACAAGTCGGTGGTGCCACCACCGATGTCGGCCACCAAAATCACGTCGCCGATTTGCACGTGATTGCGCCAGTCGCCTTCGCTGTTTTCGATCCAGCTATACAAGGCAGCCTGCGGCTCTTCCAATAACACCGCCTGCCCCAAGCCCACCGCTCGCGCCGCTTCGACAGTCAGTTCGCGGGCGGCCGG harbors:
- a CDS encoding DUF2059 domain-containing protein is translated as MKKITLCLVLFCSFVFGSTAFSEDSSAQLLLARSAGSYLGIFEYIRVFKYSNCGYTMPKSFPSVDEVLVSEVIPVIQPEYRDEIKTSLISIKPELSKQANEIVSGMIASARKDYDDKTACGVAASIMGDIHGRASQKWESDKAKYGWKESKWKFLAK
- a CDS encoding OmpA family protein, with protein sequence MTKKILISGIIAALTTACATNPYTGQSGISNLGKGAGVGAAVGAGAGTLFGGNDWKNAGLGALAGAAVGAGVGYYMDKQQEEMQQSLQGTGIEVQRTAENQLTLNMPSTSNVTFAFGKADLTPEAQNALDPIARILNNYPESTISVTGHTDDVGSDADNQRLSEARATSVANFLSQRGVNRMRISQQGMGESSPKVSNTSDSNRAINRRVELAINANQNAGAAQQPQQGYPQQPNQPYQQGGYPQQSYPQQNQPYQQQGYPQQNYPQQQYPQQQGYPQQGYPQQYQQYPQQQYQQPYYQQR
- a CDS encoding Hsp70 family protein yields the protein MTARYSVGIDLGTTHCVLSYVDLEAGDDQVVLDVLAIPQLTGPGSIEDKAQLPSFTYLAHPAEIAEGATALPWTAKPEYLVGEIARNLGSKTPIRLVSSAKSWLCHAGVDCKQAILPVEAPEDVERISPFAATKAYLQHLRDAWNHRFPEHNLQDQDVTITVPASFDPAARELTVEAARAVGLGQAVLLEEPQAALYSWIENSEGDWRNHVQIGDVILVADIGGGTTDLSLIAVTEQDGNLQLTRVAVGDHILLGGDNMDLALAYTVKAKLEQDGGKRLESWQLQALTHACREAKEKLFNQPELGSMPLVVASRGSSLIGGTLRTELTRDELNRILVEGFLPWVPIDERPVVRPRSGLRTAGLPYAQDAGITRHLAAFLSRQKEATGELPDHVLPEHASFLHPTAVLFNGGVLKAGLMAERLMQILNNWLQAEQAEPARLLQGADLDLAVARGAAYYGFVRKGKGVRIKGGTAAAYYVGIESSMPAVPGLPAEIEALCIAPFGMEEGSEQELPNDEFGLVIGEPVRFRFFASKTRRDDVVGVRLEHWQDDELEELDEIEITLPEEGRHAGDIVPVHLSAAVTEVGTLELKAVSKRDQQRWKIEFDVRAGEAG